A window of Nicotiana tabacum cultivar K326 chromosome 24, ASM71507v2, whole genome shotgun sequence contains these coding sequences:
- the LOC142161722 gene encoding uncharacterized protein LOC142161722 isoform X1, which produces MYWMNWRGARPVRERERTCVWKRGDVDKAKSCYKFGLEQDPKNKELLRQLSVFERSQCIGETEVENPEEITGESIKHAKEAIALDVQDGISWYALGRVCLSAYYMTGTLDHNMLLQSTKAYKNAAKDQKMTRSAELWYNCSMAYKFLENYLMALTGLIMDPNLKSLEQTLNLCDVLDYINSLLQKLNDAKQLSSPTSSSLPTVDSLVSSLASVELDPSYERANVNRLTEGHNEGKAVTGKVVFSVKNLSKDAKLATNHLFSNCQNQTMATTIMEMRIQKK; this is translated from the exons ATGTACTGGATGAACTGGAGGGGAGCCAGACctgttagagagagagaga GAACTTGTGTTTGGAAGAGAGGAGATGTTGATAAAGCTAAAAGTTGCTACAAATTTGGCCTTGAACAG GATCCAAAGAACAAGGAGCTCTTACGTCAATTATCAGTGTTTGAAAGAAGTCAGTGCATAGGTGAAACAG AGGTTGAAAATCCAGAAGAAATCACAGGTGAAAGTATCAAACATGCCAAGGAAGCAATTGCTCTGGATGTCCAGGATGGAATATCATGGT ATGCCCTAGGAAGAGTATGTCTCTCTGCCTACTATATGACTGGAACTTTGGATCATAATATGCTTCTTCAGTCAACTAAAGCATACAAGAATGCT GCGAAAGACCAAAAGATGACGCGCAGTGCTGAATTGTGGTACAACTGCTCCATG GCATACAAGTTTCTTGAGAACTACTTGATGGCCCTCACTGGACTGATAATGGATCCTAATCTTAAATCTCTAGAGCAGACATTGAATCTGTGTGATGTTCTCGACTATATAAACTCTTTGCTTCAG AAACTGAATGATGCTAAGCAGCTTTCTTCTCCAACATCATCATCTCTTCCTACTGTTGATTCGCTAGTATCATCACTTGCTTCTGTTGAAC tGGATCCTTCATATGAGAGAGCTAATGTCAATCGCCTAACTGAAGGTCATAATGAAGGAAAAGCAGTCACAGGAAAAGTTGTGTTTTCAGTTAAGAATCTGAGCAAAG ATGCAAAGTTAGCAACTAATCACCTTTTCTCCAATTGCCAAAACCAGACTATGGCCACAACAATAATGGAAATGAGAATTCAGAAGAAGTGA
- the LOC142161722 gene encoding uncharacterized protein LOC142161722 isoform X2: protein MYWMNWRGARPVRERERTCVWKRGDVDKAKSCYKFGLEQDPKNKELLRQLSVFERSQCIGETEVENPEEITGESIKHAKEAIALDVQDGISWYALGRVCLSAYYMTGTLDHNMLLQSTKAYKNAAKDQKMTRSAELWYNCSMAYKFLENYLMALTGLIMDPNLKSLEQTLNLCDVLDYINSLLQKLNDAKQLSSPTSSSLPTVDSLVSSLASVELDPSYERANVNRLTEGHNEGKAVTGKVVFSVKNLSKDYGHNNNGNENSEEVISTLR from the exons ATGTACTGGATGAACTGGAGGGGAGCCAGACctgttagagagagagaga GAACTTGTGTTTGGAAGAGAGGAGATGTTGATAAAGCTAAAAGTTGCTACAAATTTGGCCTTGAACAG GATCCAAAGAACAAGGAGCTCTTACGTCAATTATCAGTGTTTGAAAGAAGTCAGTGCATAGGTGAAACAG AGGTTGAAAATCCAGAAGAAATCACAGGTGAAAGTATCAAACATGCCAAGGAAGCAATTGCTCTGGATGTCCAGGATGGAATATCATGGT ATGCCCTAGGAAGAGTATGTCTCTCTGCCTACTATATGACTGGAACTTTGGATCATAATATGCTTCTTCAGTCAACTAAAGCATACAAGAATGCT GCGAAAGACCAAAAGATGACGCGCAGTGCTGAATTGTGGTACAACTGCTCCATG GCATACAAGTTTCTTGAGAACTACTTGATGGCCCTCACTGGACTGATAATGGATCCTAATCTTAAATCTCTAGAGCAGACATTGAATCTGTGTGATGTTCTCGACTATATAAACTCTTTGCTTCAG AAACTGAATGATGCTAAGCAGCTTTCTTCTCCAACATCATCATCTCTTCCTACTGTTGATTCGCTAGTATCATCACTTGCTTCTGTTGAAC tGGATCCTTCATATGAGAGAGCTAATGTCAATCGCCTAACTGAAGGTCATAATGAAGGAAAAGCAGTCACAGGAAAAGTTGTGTTTTCAGTTAAGAATCTGAGCAAAG ACTATGGCCACAACAATAATGGAAATGAGAATTCAGAAGAAGTGATTAGCACTTTGCGATAG
- the LOC142178595 gene encoding uncharacterized protein LOC142178595 codes for MNREHNFCVVALMEPFQKKGLIERYKRRLNMEIAYTNINGQIWLFFDAVVDWELVEDTEQQVTVRVFHHDLGQHMMMTFVYAKCSAIERLDLWDHLYYLASDMELPWLVGGDFNVLLHEDEKIGVLPVHPPEYGDFAFCVNSCGLFEQGYKGSPFTWWNGRSNAECIFKRLDRIFVNLPFQNMLPTIEVEHLIRTG; via the coding sequence ATGAATAGGGAGCATAATTTCTGTGTAGTTGCATTGATGGAACCTTTTCAAAAGAAGGGACTCATTGAGAGATATAAAAGGAGGTTGAATATGGAGATTGCTTATACAAATATTAATGGGCAAATATGGTTGTTCTTCGATGCAGTGGTGGACTGGGAATTAGTGGAGGATACTGAGCAACAGGTGACTGTGAGAGTGTTTCACCATGACCTGGGGCAGCACATGATGATgacatttgtttatgcaaaatgttcaGCAATTGAGAGGTTAGATTTGTGGGATCACTTGTATTATTTAGCAAGTGATATGGAATTACCATGGTtggtaggaggggatttcaatgtgtTATTGCATGAAGATGAGAAAATAGGGGTACTTCCAGTACACCCTCCTGAATATGGGGATTTTGCATTTTGTGTAAACTCTTGTGGTTTGTTTGAGCAAGGCTACAAAGGAAGTCCAttcacatggtggaatgggagatcCAATGCTGAGTGTATATTCAAGAGATTGGATAGGATCTTTGTGAATTTGCCATTTCAGAACATGTTGCCAACTATTGAAGTTGAGCATCTAATCAGAACTGGATGA
- the LOC107759327 gene encoding uncharacterized protein LOC107759327 — protein sequence MTCGVHTTKFVKPFRFLNFWTKHATFMDVVRQNWEADFIGDPFLMFKQYIQRVKAALSKWNRETFGDIFKQLAILEDIVRVKKMLFEEEPTTENRIVLQKAQFELKKYLNIEEQYWKQKAGMNLFAEGDRNTSFFHNHVNGKRKKLQLKRIKSGSGVWIEDQEQLATTAVDFYQKQFTNEGDASEFPLLNNVPSMVTMDQNLELSRLPTIEEVRAAVFELSGESASGPDGFTGLFYQTC from the coding sequence ATGACATGTGGGGTGCACACAACCAAGTTTGTCAAGCCTTTCAGATTCTTGAACTTTTGGACAAAGCATGCTACATTTATGGATGTGGTGAGGCAGAATTGGGAAGCTGATTTCATAGGGGATCCGTTTTTGATGTTCAAGCAGTATATCCAGAGGGTGAAGGCAGCACTCTCAAAATGGAATAGGGAAACATTTGGTGATATCTTCAAGCAATTGGCTATTTTGGAGGACATTGTTAGGGTGAAGAAGATGTTGTTTGAAGAAGAGCCTACAACTGAGAATAGGATTGTGCTTCAAAAGGCTCaatttgaattgaagaaatacttGAATATTGAGGAGCAGTATTGGAAGCAAAAAGCTGGGATGAATTTGTTTGCTGAAGGAGATAGGAATACAAGTTTCTTTCACAACCATGTCAATGGCAAAAGAAAGAAATTGCAACTGAAGAGGATCAAAAGTGGCAGTGGGGTATGGATTGAAGACCAGGAGCAATTGGCTACAACTGCAGTGGACTTCTATCAAAAACAGTTCACAAATGAAGGTGATGCTTCTGAATTTCCCTTACTCAATAATGTACCTTCAATGGTCACTATGGATCAGAATTTGGAACTTAGCAGATTGCCAACAATTGAAGAAGTAAGGGCAGCAGTTTTTGAGCTTAGTGGGGAGAGTGCTAGTGGCCCTGATGGATTCACTGGCTTGTTTTATCAAACATGCTAG
- the LOC142178598 gene encoding uncharacterized protein LOC142178598, whose translation MALSSSMWQEDVPIEIMEKIVKKTISIGNYIRMSAVCKSWRSMFAHEHVKPSDVEAPWLLQLKDCEYNDHIGFNFYSLSDGRFYSFKLPNHILNKYPKVAQGPAYCFSTSNGWLVLIVGPNHNPDMFLFDPISEIDVNLPSLTTVPTLLFQPDYIITPSLVLSVQVFSVSDDMSKNLIVAAIFRDEVNNREILGFCNCDIGVAEEERSWKIFADERNIRYQSLLFHAGKLYTLILNLDNEFEYNKSIVDEINHVVVLKADYCELKLCHIQACDNEVDIAHSSLKYIYLAKSIKGELLIVWDWTDPRYEDEDEDEDEDEDDDNIIIYPTGKLTIQRYEDMCKTSKKFEYVTNLGDQAVFVSPNSNSFSIPATSGNECQENCVYFTMDAINTLGQKSQIINRQSGIYCMQEGRIRRPFPYPPIWFQPRLRN comes from the coding sequence ATGGCTCTTTCGAGCAGCATGTGGCAAGAAGACGTCCCCATAGAAATAATGGAGAAGATAGTAAAGAAAACAATAAGCATAGGTAACTACATACGCATGTCTGCCGTTTGCAAGTCATGGCGATCGATGTTTGCTCATGAGCATGTAAAACCATCAGATGTCGAAGCCCCTTGGCTTTTGCAACTCAAAGATTGTGAATATAATGATCATATAGGATTCAACTTTTATAGCTTGTCCGATGGCCGTTTTTACTCTTTTAAGCTACCTAATCATATTCTGAACAAATACCCTAAAGTAGCTCAAGGACCTGCATACTGTTTTTCTACTTCTAACGGTTGGTTGGTTCTTATAGTTGGACCTAATCATAATCCGGACATGTTTCTTTTCGATCCTATTTCAGAAATCGATGTCAACCTTCCTTCATTGACAACAGTCCCAACCTTATTATTTCAGCCTGATTATATAATTACCCCATCTTTGGTCCTTTCGGTTCAAGTATTTTCAGTCTCAGATGATATGAGCAAAAATCTCATAGTGGCTGCCATTTTTCGGGATGAGGTGAATAATCGTGAAATTTTGGGATTCTGTAATTGTGACATTGGAGTCGCGGAAGAAGAGAGATCGTGGAAAATATTTGCGGATGAAAGAAATATTAGATACCAAAGCCTGTTATTTCATGCTGGTAAGTTGTACACTTTGATTTTAAATCTGGATAACGAGTTTGAATACAACAAGAGTATTGTTGACGAGATCAACCATGTCGTCGTTCTCAAGGCTGATTATTGTGAGTTGAAGTTGTGTCATATTCAGGCTTGTGATAATGAGGTTGATATTGCTCATTCAAgcctgaaatatatatatttggctAAGTCAATCAAGGGAGAGCTGCTTATAGTTTGGGACTGGACAGATCCACGctatgaagatgaagatgaagatgaagatgaagatgaagatgacgATAATATCATTATCTATCCTACTGGTAAATTGACAATCCAACGATATGAAGATATGTGCAAGACAAGTAAAAAGTTTGAATATGTCACTAATTTGGGCGATCAAGCAGTATTTGTGTCACCAAATAGCAATTCCTTCTCAATTCCTGCAACAAGTGGCAATGAATGCCAAGAAAATTGCGTCTATTTTACCATGGATGCGATCAATACTCTAGGCCAAAAATCTCAAATCATTAATCGTCAATCAGGTATTTATTGTATGCAAGAGGGAAGGATCAGACGACCTTTCCCATATCCACCTATTTGGTTTCAACCACGACTTCGCAATTAA
- the LOC142178599 gene encoding uncharacterized protein LOC142178599, which produces MKARDLDQVRCIKDEDIRVLVEEAGIKRRWQEYFHRLLNEEVDGNIVLRELENSGSQRDFGFCRRIRSEEVEGAMWKMSRGKAFRPDEIPVKFWKEVWREGLEWLTGLFDVICRGEEMTEEWQWSLMIPLYKNKSDIQDCNNYRGIKMLSHTINIWERVMEKRVRRSVTISEN; this is translated from the coding sequence ATGAAGGCTCGGGACCTGGATCAAGTGCGGTGCATCAAAGACGAAGACATTAGGGTTCTAGTGGAAGAGGCTGGTATTAAGCGTAGATGGCAGGAGTACTTCCATAGACTCCTGAATGAGGAAGTGGACGGGAACATCGTACTAAGAGAGTTGGAAAACTCAGGGAGTCAGAGAGATTTTGGGTTTTGCAGGCGTATTAGGAGCGAGGAGGTTGAGGGAGCAATGTGGAAGATGAGCAGGGGTAAGGCATTTAGGCCTGACGAGATCCCAGTAAAATTTTGGAAGGAAGTGTGGCGGgaaggcttggaatggcttactgggtTGTTTGATGTCATTTGCAGGGGGGAGGAGATGACCGAGGAGTGGCAGTGGAGTTTGATGAtcccgttgtacaagaacaaaagtGATATTCAGGACTGCAACAACTATAGAGGTATCAAGATGTTGAGTCATACTATAAACATTTGGGAGAGGGTGATGGAGAAGAGGGTGCGACGTAGTGTTACTATTTCCGAGAACTAG